The following are encoded together in the Phaseolus vulgaris cultivar G19833 chromosome 9, P. vulgaris v2.0, whole genome shotgun sequence genome:
- the LOC137822881 gene encoding transcription factor MYB93 → MGRSPCCDENGLKKGPWTPEEDQKLVQHIEKHGHGSWRALPKLAGLNRCGKSCRLRWTNYLRPDIKRGKFSQEEEQTILHLHSILGNKWSAIATHLPGRTDNEIKNFWNTHLKKKLIQMGFDPMTHQPRTDLVSSLPYLLALANMTDLVDHQSLDEHAMMLQAEAVQLAKLQYLHHLIQSSNSLSSNYYDQNATTNNMNNMEPFTLLNSVSNVKENTVISQPDAPASFSHGIASSQPLHHQNVLPHLLDPQVSFSSQSCLNSEMSQGTDFAMISQGDHTVDHHSSWIIPSIPPNAIGTSASNPGDASSSTSSYGGGPPSYWPELFFEDPIMPELS, encoded by the exons ATGGGAAGATCTCCATGCTGCGATGAGAATGGCCTTAAGAAAGGTCCCTGGACTCCCGAAGAAGATCAAAAGCTGGTTCAGCACATTGAGAAACATGGCCATGGAAGTTGGAGAGCTCTCCCTAAGCTAGCCG GTCTCAACAGATGTGGAAAAAGTTGTAGGCTAAGGTGGACTAACTATTTAAGGCCTGATATCAAGAGGGGCAAATTTTCTCAAGAAGAGGAGCAAACAATTCTGCATCTCCATTCTATCCTTGGAAACAA atGGTCAGCAATTGCGACCCACCTTCCTGGAAGGACGGATAATGAGATCAAGAATTTCTGGAATACTCATTTAAAGAAAAAGTTGATTCAGATGGGTTTTGATCCAATGACTCACCAACCTAGAACTGACCTTGTTTCCAGCTTGCCATATCTGCTAGCTTTGGCCAACATGACAGACCTTGTGGATCATCAATCATTGGATGAACATGCTATGATGTTGCAAGCAGAGGCAGTCCAGCTGGCAAAGCTTCAATACCTTCATCATCTAATCCAATCCTCAAACTCCTTAAGCTCCAACTACTATGACCAAAATGCCACCACAAACAACATGAACAACATGGAACCTTTCACTTTGTTAAACTCAGTCTCCAATGTGAAAGAGAATACAGTCATATCGCAACCGGATGCTCCTGCCTCATTTTCTCATGGCATTGCTAGTTCTCAACCACTCCACCACCAAAACGTGCTACCTCACCTTTTAGACCCACAAGTCTCTTTCAGTTCTCAATCATGTTTGAATAGTGAGATGAGTCAAGGTACTGACTTTGCAATGATAAGTCAAGGGGATCACACGGTTGATCATCACTCTTCATGGATTATTCCATCTATTCCTCCGAATGCAATAGGTACATCAGCTAGCAATCCAGGAGATGCCAGCAGCAGCACTTCTAGCTATGGAGGAGGACCCCCATCTTATTGGCCTGAACTATTTTTTGAGGACCCCATCATGCCTGAGCTATCTTAG
- the LOC137822176 gene encoding uncharacterized protein, translating into MVCLQETKCSDFSREKVCLLWGTNEVDWVENKVVNSAGGVITMWSNRVFQLSSFVNGRNFSVLEGVWKRGIGTHVTIVNIYCSGSLREKKEMWNKISGFRQGQLSKAWCIIGDFNSVRRQEERKSVVVITDYSREIKAFNDFIESSELADIPLVGRKFTWFKPNGLVKSRIDRVLVSKEWLEYWPNNQQYVLNRSISDHCAIILKEVSVDWGPKPFRCLDVWLKDSRFKDFVCSCWSSYKVTEGGIFVFKEKLKKLKADLKVWNREVFRDVNQASKEFQKRLEELDTRDEEDGLVESERDERKSLFAKLTEAKAKQEAILFQKARQSWIKQGDLNTKFFHSAVKWRRARNPLHGVFDNNKWCDSKEDVKNKVCEFFEERFARNDLCQVRLDKVRFNSISEADNVSLVSDFSEEEVRAAIWGVIVQKVLTLTGSTLAL; encoded by the coding sequence ATGGTGTGTTTACAGGAGACGAAGTGTTCAGATTTCAGTAGGGAAAAGGTGTGTCTGCTTTGGGGAACCAACGAAGTGGATTGGGTGGAAAACAAAGTTGTTAACAGCGCAGGCGGAGTAATCACGATGTGGAGCAACAGGGTGTTTCAGTTGTCCAGTTTTGTAAATGGTAGGAATTTTTCTGTGTTAGAAGGGGTGTGGAAGAGGGGCATTGGAACTCACGTTACTATTGTGAATATTTACTGTTCAGGCTCTTTGCGggagaagaaagagatgtgGAACAAGATCAGCGGTTTCAGACAGGGTCAATTATCAAAGGCTTGGTGTATCATTGGAGACTTTAACTCTGTAAGAAGACAAGAGGAAAGGAAGAGTGTGGTTGTGATTACTGATTATTCTAGAGAAATAAAGGCTTTCAATGATTTCATTGAAAGTTCAGAGTTGGCAGATATTCCGTTGGTGGGCAGGAAGTTTACTTGGTTCAAGCCCAATGGTTTGGTTAAAAGCAGAATTGACAGGGTGTTGGTATCTAAGGAGTGGTTGGAGTACTGGCCAAACAACCAACAATACGTCTTAAACAGGTCAATATCGGACCATTGTGCAAttattttgaaagaagtttctgTTGACTGGGGCCCGAAACCTTTTAGATGTTTGGATGTGTGGTTGAAAGATAGCAGGTTCAAGGATTTCGTGTGCTCGTGTTGGTCTTCTTACAAGGTGACAGAAGGGGGAATTTTTGTGTTTAAAGAAAAGCTGAAAAAGTTAAAAGCTGACTTAAAGGTGTGGAATAGGGAAGTCTTCAGAGACGTGAATCAGGCTAGTAAGGAATTCCAAAAAAGGTTAGAGGAACTGGACACTCGTGATGAGGAAGATGGGTTAGTAGAGTCAGAAAGGGATGAAAGAAAGTCTCTCTTTGCTAAACTTACCGAGGCTAAAGCTAAACAAGAGGCGATTCTTTTTCAGAAAGCAAGACAGAGTTGGATAAAGCAGGGGGATCTTAATACAAAGTTCTTTCATTCTGCGGTAAAATGGAGGAGGGCAAGGAATCCTTTACACGGAGTCTTTGATAATAACAAATGGTGCGATAGTAAGGAGGATGTAAAAAATAAGGTGTGTGAGTTCTTTGAAGAAAGGTTCGCCAGGAACGATTTGTGTCAGGTCAGACTTGACAAGGTTAGATTCAATTCTATCTCGGAAGCTGACAACGTTTCGTTAGTCAGTGATTTTTCTGAAGAAGAAGTCAGGGCAGCGATCTGGGGTGTGATAGTTCAAAAAGTCCTGACCCTGACGGGTTCAACTTTGGCTTTATAA